A window from Primulina eburnea isolate SZY01 chromosome 2, ASM2296580v1, whole genome shotgun sequence encodes these proteins:
- the LOC140824218 gene encoding uncharacterized protein: MQRKRHQTQSISQPQKKQLTGPSRQQGQQKPQGVPPDREVELSIELMPGTVPISKEPYYLATADMKELKDQPYLDQFVIVFIDDILIYSKSREEHSQPLRTLLQTLQDRRMAFFGNILSQDGIEVDPSKVEAVIDWSVPKDVIDICSFLGLEDASNLGLGAVLMQQDRVIAYASRQLKVREKNYPTDDLDLAAMKELNMRLRRWLELVKDYDCDIATIPTEIQIFDIAVYARGKAPNVATLTVQPTLRDRIQAGQNSDEKLQKWRQRDEAKDQRLYIVVDGIVRYRDRLWVPDSDSLRAYILSKAHYTLYSIHPGSTKMYKAQ, from the exons ATGCAGAGGAAGCGGCATCAGACTCAGTCCATCTCCCAGCCTCAAAAGAAACAGTTAACAGGGCCATCGAGACAGCAGGGGCAACAGAAGCCCCAAG GAgttccaccagatagagaggtggaattaTCTATTGAGCTCATGCCAGGGACAGTGCCGATATCTAAGGAACCCTACTATCTAGCAACTGCCGatatgaaagaattgaaagatcaa CCATATttggatcagttcgtcatagttttcattgacgatattctgatCTATTCGAAGAGCAGGGAGGAGCATAGTCAGCCCCTGAGGACATTACTGCAGACTCTACAGGATAGACG GATGGCATTCTTCGGCAACATTTTATCTCAAGATGGTATAGAGGTCGACCCAAGTAAGGTCGAGGCAGTCATAGATTGGTCAGTGCCCAAGGATGTGATAGATATCTGTAGTTTCTTGGGATTAGAAG ATGCATCGAATCTTGGTTTGGGAGCGGTTCTGATGCAGCAGGACCGAGTGATAGCCTACGCGTCCAGACAGCTAAAGGTCcgtgagaagaattatccgactgaTGACCTCGACCTAGCCGCTATG aaagagctgaatatgcgacTAAGAAGGTGGCTtgagcttgtgaaggattatgattgtgacataGCTACCATCCCG ACTGAGATTCAGATATTTGATATTGCAGTTTATGCTAGGGGAAAGGCCCCAAATGTTGCCACTCTGACAGTACAACCGACTCTGAGAGACAGAATTCAAGCAGGGCAGAATTCTGACGAGAAGTTACAGAAGTGGAGACAAAGGGACGAGGCTAAGGACCAGAGACTGTATATAGTTGTGGACGGCATAGTCAGATATAGGGACCGCCTATGGGTTCCTGACAGTGATTCCCTTAGAGCATATATCCTGAGCAAGGCCCACTACACACTGTACTCcatccatccagggagtacgaaaATGTATAAGGCTCAATAG